A single genomic interval of Microbacterium sp. LWO14-1.2 harbors:
- a CDS encoding DUF817 domain-containing protein produces MQRATSLEQRIDAIAHRILRDASDRGVRAGLVEFAVFVLKQAWACVFGALLLVAIVAARLWYPDDAALARNDVLTIAAVLIQIGMLVFRLESGRELWVIVLFHLTGTVMELFKTDVGSWAYAADGILRIGGVPLFSGFMYAAVGSYMVRVYRLFDLGFTRYPWRWLTTVLAAAIYLNFFTHHWWWDARWVLLAGVAIVWLPTVMHARVWRRTIRLPLLAVFAGVAVFIYLAENIGTWAGAWAYPDQVVAWQPVSLSKLSSWFLLMIISVVMVTWVYPPRAPGRRPATTEGADAVASAPSEVVSGGVDQAPATGAAPAPEPPRRRRRRRAGAGLPS; encoded by the coding sequence ATGCAGAGAGCGACGTCCCTCGAGCAGCGCATCGACGCGATCGCTCACCGCATCCTCCGCGACGCCTCCGATCGCGGCGTCCGCGCGGGGCTCGTCGAGTTCGCCGTGTTCGTGCTCAAACAGGCCTGGGCCTGCGTGTTCGGAGCGCTGCTGCTGGTCGCGATCGTCGCGGCGCGGCTCTGGTACCCCGACGACGCAGCGCTCGCGCGCAACGACGTGCTCACGATCGCCGCGGTCCTCATCCAGATCGGGATGCTCGTGTTCCGCCTCGAGTCGGGGCGCGAGCTGTGGGTCATCGTGCTCTTCCACCTCACCGGCACGGTCATGGAGCTCTTCAAGACCGACGTGGGGTCGTGGGCCTATGCCGCAGACGGCATCCTGCGCATCGGCGGCGTCCCGCTCTTCAGCGGCTTCATGTACGCGGCCGTCGGGTCGTACATGGTCAGGGTCTACCGTCTCTTCGACCTCGGCTTCACGCGGTACCCGTGGCGCTGGCTCACGACCGTCCTCGCGGCGGCGATCTACCTCAACTTCTTCACGCACCACTGGTGGTGGGACGCACGATGGGTGCTCCTCGCGGGCGTGGCGATCGTGTGGCTGCCGACCGTCATGCACGCGCGGGTCTGGCGACGGACGATCCGATTGCCGCTGCTCGCTGTCTTCGCCGGGGTCGCCGTCTTCATCTACCTCGCCGAGAACATCGGGACGTGGGCCGGGGCGTGGGCGTACCCCGACCAGGTCGTCGCGTGGCAGCCGGTGTCGCTGAGCAAGCTCAGCTCCTGGTTCCTGCTCATGATCATCTCGGTCGTGATGGTCACGTGGGTCTACCCGCCGCGAGCGCCTGGGCGTCGTCCGGCGACGACGGAGGGGGCGGATGCCGTAGCATCCGCCCCCTCGGAGGTCGTGTCGGGTGGAGTCGATCAGGCGCCGGCGACCGGTGCCGCTCCGGCACCCGAACCGCCGCGACGGCGACGGCGACGGCGAGCGGGCGCCGGCTTGCCGTCGTGA